Proteins co-encoded in one Arachis hypogaea cultivar Tifrunner chromosome 11, arahy.Tifrunner.gnm2.J5K5, whole genome shotgun sequence genomic window:
- the LOC112721950 gene encoding LOW QUALITY PROTEIN: uncharacterized protein (The sequence of the model RefSeq protein was modified relative to this genomic sequence to represent the inferred CDS: inserted 2 bases in 1 codon; substituted 1 base at 1 genomic stop codon), whose product MTDFTCSPDNITYNTILDAXKGQLSNVRXVLLEMKGSGVSLNRNTYNILVHGYCKLRWLKEAAKVVELMRANDMVPDIWTYNTIMRGLCDEGKVKEAISLRDNMESLRVMPDEVTYNTLIDGCFQWWRSVEAFKLVNEMKGKGVKPNTVTHNIMVKWYCKEGKMDEAGRVVAKMVESGFSLDCFTYNTMINGYCKAGNLGEAFKMMDETGRKGLKMDTFTLNSIVHKLCVEKLLKEAYKLTVKAAKQGYILDEVTYRTLIMGYFKNDQTNKALKLWDEMKEKEIIPSVVTYNTIIGELCHSLKIDQAVDKLNELLDKGLDSDEATCNIIIHGFGWEGALEKAFLFYNGMVENSFKPDVITCNILLRGLCKHGMFEKAFNLFNTWIIKGKPVDAVRYNTLISVLCKEGKLDEAFDLMTEMEKKKLGPDRYTYTSIIGALTHAGRTEEAKKFMSKLLETSPNIISEDTSQILSSGDMDYSEQITNFCTQGKYKEAMKLFQESKQKRVSLHKSAYFKLMDGLLKRRKSISKASLSD is encoded by the exons ATGACTGATTTTACTTGTTCTCCTGATAATATCACTTACAATACTATTCTTGATGC TAAGGGCCAATTGAGTAATGTTAGGTAGGTTTTGCTAGAGATGAAAGGTAGCGGGGTTTCCCTAAATAGGAACACCTATAATATCTTGGTTCATGGCTATTGTAAGTTGAGGTGGTTGAAGGAGGCTGCCAAGGTTGTCGAGTTGATGAGAGCAAACGACATGGTACCGGATATTTGGACTTATAATACAATCATGAGGGGTTTGTGCGACGAGGGGAAGGTCAAGGAGGCGATTAGCCTTAGGGATAATATGGAGAGCCTGCGGGTGATGCCGGATGAGGTTACCTACAATACTCTGATTGACGGGTGTTTTCAATGGTGGAGGAGTGTGGAGGCATTCAAGTTGGTTAATGAAATGAAGGGAAAGGGAGTCAAGCCGAACACGGTGACTCACAATATAATGGTGAAGTGGTACTGTAAGGAAGGTAAGATGGATGAAGCTGGCCGTGTCGTGGCAAAGATGGTAGAGAGTGGGTTTTCACTGGACTGTTTTACTTATAATACTATGATCAATGGTTATTGTAAAGCAGGAAATCTGGGAGAAGCTTTTAAGATGATGGATGAAACGGGGAGGAAAGGTTTAAAGATGGATACTTTTACTCTGAACTCTATAGTGCACAAATTGTGCGTGGAGAAGCTGCTCAAAGAAGCATACAAGTTGACTGTGAAGGCCGCAAAGCAAGGTTATATTCTCGATGAGGTAACCTATAGAACTCTAATCATGGGATACTTTAAAAATGATCAAACAAACAAAGCTCTGAAGCTTTGGGATGAGATGAAGGAGAAGGAGATCATTCCTAGTGTTGTCACTTATAATACTATAATTGGGGAGTTGTGCCATTCTTTAAAAATTGATCAGGCTGTAGATAAATTGAACGAGCTTTTAGATAAAGGTTTGGACTCCGATGAAGCTACGTGTAACATAATTATTCATGGTTTCGGTTGGGAGGGAGCATTGGAGAAAGCATTCTTGTTCTATAACGGAATGGTTGAGAACTCATTCAAGCCTGATGTTATTACATGTAACATTCTTCTTCGAGGGCTTTGCAAACATGGTATGTTCGAGAAGGCCTTTAATTTATTTAACACATGGATCATTAAAGGTAAGCCCGTTGATGCAGTTAGGTACAACACGTTGATTTCCGTCCTTTGCAAAGAAGGAAAACTTGATGAAGCATTTGACCTCATGACTGAGATGGAGAAGAAAAAATTGGGGCCGGACCGATATACTTATACTTCCATCATTGGTGCACTTACTCATGCTGGGAGAACTGAGGAAGCAAAGAAATTCATGTCAAAACTCCTAGAGACAAGTCCAAATATAATAAGTGAAGACACTTCACAAATACTTAGTTCAGGCGACATGGATTACTCAGAACAGATAACTAATTTTTGTACTCAAGGGAAGTACAAAGAGGCAATGAAACTATTTCAAGAATCAAAGCAGAAAAGAGTTAGTTTGCATAAATCTGCGTATTTCAAGTTAATGGATGGGCTATTGAAGAGGCGAAAAAGCATATCGAAGGCCTCCTTATCAGATTGA